DNA from Methanomassiliicoccus luminyensis B10:
CCGCGCCGACGATATTGCCCTGCTTATCCTTGAGCGGCCCCACCATCCCGCGGATGGGGGTGTCCCCGCTGGGCAGGTGGGCGATGGCGTCCCCCACGAAGGAGCGGTCCTCGGCCATGGCGCGCCTGGTCGCGCAGTTACCGCCCTTGCAGTGATCGGTGCGCATGAACTCGTGGCAGGGCTTGCCCTTTACCTCATCCTGGGTCCGGCCGGTCATCTCCAGGGCCGAGGCGTTCATGAACATTACCCGGAGGTCCTTGTCCATCGCCAGAACGGGAGTGGGAAGGCTGTTGAGGTAGTTTAGGTGGTCATCGTCGCCCTCATAGCGGACGTTGACGAATCCCATGGACCCGGAGGCCTTGCCGGTCTTATCCTTGAGGGGCTTGGCGCTCACGGTGCAGATGACCGTCTCGTCGTCGTTGTTGGTGAACTTGATGTTCTCGGCATACACGCTCCGCCCGGCGCCGATGGCCTCGAACACCGGGCAGCCCTTCTTGCCGATGGCCCCATTGAAGACGTCGCGGACCCTCAGGCCCACGGCCTCGTGGACGGGGATGCCGGTGAGCGCCTCGGCGGCCTCGTTGAACATGGTGATCTTCCAGTGAGAATCGGCCGCGTAGGCGGCGATGGGCATAGTGGCTATCAACTCTTCGACAGCGGTCTTTTCCTTCTCCGCTTGCATAATTCAACCCCATTCGGCCAGTTACCAGATTTTGGCCATAAATATCAATTTAGAAAAATTCTTTAGTATATATGTATTAAGAACCCAATATCGATAATGATTACAATCTTTTTATTTATGTCCTCGTCCTATGTCTGCTTCCGACATATTTATCCCTGTTCATCAATAGACAAGTTTTATAATCGCAGTTTCTCGATGGAGCGCGGATGCCCAGCAAGAAGACCGCCGACCCGGAGTTCATCGCCCTGAAGAAGGAGGTTTACAGGAAGACCTCCCTCGATTGCGAGCAGTTCAAGGACTCCTATCTTCGGCGGAGGTTCGCGGCCCGCATGCGCTCCCGGGGGGTGCAGCAGTACGCTGACTACATCGCCCTGCTGGGCTCCGACCCCGCCGAGGCGGGGGAGCTTATGAGGGACATCACCATCAACGTGACCCAGTTCTTCCGGGACGCCCCCGTGTTCAAGGCATTGGAAGAAGAGGTCGTCCCGCTCCTGATCTACCGGAAGGTGAAGGAGGGAAGGCCTATCATCAAGGTGTGGAGCGCCGGCTGCTCGAGCGGCGAGGAGCCCTATTCCGTAGCCATCATCCTGCGCGACCTCCTGGGAGAGGAGTATGATAAATTCTCCGTATCCATCGTGGCGACGGACATAGATAGGGAGTGCCTGATGTCTGGCCAGGAAGGGATCTATCTCCCACGTCAGCTGATGAACGTGGCCCCGGAGCACTTGAGGAAATATTTCGTGCAGGAGGGGGAGAGGCACCGGGTGGTCCCGGAGATAAGGGACATGGTGGACTTCCTGGAGCTTGACCTGTTCTCGGGGACGGCCGGCACCAACTTCGACCTCATCCTGTGCCGGAACGTGGCCATCTACTTCACCAAGGAGATGCAGGAAAGACTGTACATGAAGTTCGTCCGGGCCCTGGGCGAGGGGGGTTACTTCGTGATGGGCAACACCGAGAACCTGGTGGGGGACGCTTCCAGGATGCTGACCACGGTAAGGACCAGGGAGCGGATCTATCAGAAAGCGGCTAGGGAGCGGCGATAGCCCCCTAACGTTCGTTCCAGGTGCATGTACGAATCGCATCCGATTATTTATACCAGCTGGATGATACATCCAGCGACGTTGGCCCGGGGTCCGCCGGGCACTTCCGGACGGAGGAAAGGACGATGAAGGCACCAAGGTTCGTGATCGCCGGAGAGCGGAGCGGGGTCGGGAAATCCACCATTACCGTAGGCATACTGCTCTCGCTCAAGGCCAGGGGGCTGGACCCCCAGCCGTTCAAGACCGGCCCCGATTTCCTCGACCCCATGCACCACAGCATCGTGCTGGGCAAGCCGTCGCGGAACCTGGACACCTGGATGTTCGGCCCGCGGGTCAAGGATACCTTCGCGCGCGGGGCCAAGGGCTCAGGGATATCGGTCATCGAGGGCGTTATGGGGCTGTTCGACGGCGACGGGGGCCGGCGCGAGGAAGGGTCCACCGCACACCTCTCCAAGGTGCTGAACGCTCCGGTGGTGCTCATCGTCAACGCGGCCAACACCGCGCGCAGCGCGGGGGCCATCGCCCTGGGGTTCAAGAACTATGACCCCGATGTCAACATCGCAGGGGTCATCTTCAATAACGTGTCCAGCAAGAGGCACCTCGGCATGCTGGAGGATTCGCTGAGGGGCATGGAAAGCCTTGGCGGCATCCCCGCGGTGAAGGACGTGCGCCTGGCGAGCAGGCATCTAGGGCTGGTGCCGGCCGGGGAAACGTACGATGCCGACAGGTACGAGCGCATCCGGTTCATGATCGAGGAGAACCTGAACATGGACCGCCTGATCGAGATCGCCCGCTCCGTTCCGGATATGGAGGAAGCGGAGGCGCCGGTGATGAAAGGCCGGCCGCGGGCCCGTATCGGGGTCGCCCAGGACAAGGCCTTCAACTTCTACTATTATGACAACTTCGATATCCTGAGGGGGTTCGGGGCGGAGATCGTGCCGTTCTCTCCCATGTACGACGACCTGCCGGACGTGGACGGCCTGTACTTCGGGGGCGGATATCCAGAGACGTACGCTCAGCAGCTGCAGGACAACTCGTCCATGCGCCGGAAGGTGAGGGAGCGCGCCTACGAGGGCATGCCCATCTACGCCGAGTGCGGGGGCATGATGTACGCCTGCGACAGGGTGAGGGACTTCGACGGGAGAACGTACTCCATGACCGGCATCTTCGACCCCGAGGTGGAGATGACCGACAAGCTCCAGGCGGTGGGGTACGTGGAGGCGGAAGCGGAAAGGGAGAACGTGCTGTGCGGGAAGGGGTGGACCACCCGCGGGCACGAGTTCCACTACTCCCGCGTGCTGGGGTCGGGAGAGAAGGAGTACGCGTACAGTCTCAAGCGGGGCAAGGGGATCGCCGGGAACAAGGACGGGCTGATAGCCCACAACACCATGGCCTCGTACCTGCATCTGCACTTCGCGTCCTGCCCCCAGTTCGCCGAGCGTTTCGTGGGGAGCTGCGCCGATCATGCGAGGCGATGAGATGAAGGATTACTGGTTCAAGGTCCGCGAGCAGCTCCGGGACTTTCGGCCCGGTCCGAACGTCCGATGCGAATGGTACCCCTGCCATTTCAAGGGGCAGGACTGTAGTCTGTGCTTCTGTCCCCTCTACCCTTGCCACGATGAGCGCCTGGGCGAGTTCATCTCCGGCAAGGACGGATCGCGGATATGGAGCTGCAAGGAGTGCTTCTGGCCCCACCGGAGCGACGTGGCCAGGGACATCTATGCCCGGCTCGGCGCGCCGGAGGAGCGGCCGTCCGGGGAGGACCTGAGGAGGATCAAGGAGGAGATAGAGGCCCGGCATCCCGTGTCGGCCATGCCCATCATGGTGCTCGGCGCGACATCGGGAGCGGGAAAGAGCCTGCTGGCGGCGGCACTATGCCGCATCTTCTCAGACATGGGCTACAACGTCGCGCCGTTCAAGTCCCAGAACATGTCCCTCAACTCCATGGTGACGCCGGAGGGAGAGGAGATCTCCAGGGCCCAGGCGCTGCAGGCAGCGGCGGCCCGTACCGTTCCGGACGCGCACATGAACCCTATATTGATGAAACCGAAGAAGGACGACATCTCCCAGATCATCGTGGAGGGGCGGCCGTACAGGGACATGGCCGTGCCCGAGTACTTCGGCGGCTTCACCAACGGGGAGGGGATGGAGATCCTCCGGAGGAACTGGGAGCTGCTCCGGCGGACCCGCGACGTGGTGGTGATTGAGGGCGCGGGGTCCCCCGCGGAGATCAACCTGATGGACACCGAGATCGCCAACATGCGGACGGCGGAGGTCGCCAGCGCGCCCTGCCTGCTGGTGGTGAACATCGAGTGGGGCGGGGCCTTCGCCTACGCCTACGGCACCATCATGCTGCTGCCTCCCGAGCAGCGGAGAATGTTCAAGGGCATAATCATCAACAACCTCTACGGAGACCCGGCGTCCCTGCAAGGCGGCATCAAGGAGCTGGAGGAGCGGTTGGGGATCCCGGTGCTGGGAATCGTTCCGCACGCCGACCACGCGCTGCCGGACGAGGATTCCCAGGACCTCCGCAAGGTGCGGGGGAAGGGAGGGCTGCAGATCGGGGTGGTGCACCTGCCCCGCATCGCCAACTTCACCGACTTCGACGCGCTCGCTCTGGAAGGCGCTTCGGTCCGCTTCGTCAAGGACCCGGGGGCGTTGAGGGGCGTGGACGCCGTGGTGATACCCGGAACCAAGAACACCGTGGCCGACCTGAAATGGCTGAGGGGGAGCGGGCTCTTCGACGCCATCAGGGAGCTGAAGGGAAAGGTGCCCATTCTGGGCATATGCGGCGGCTATCAGATGCTGGGAAAGGAGGTCATCGACCTCAAGGGCCTGGAAGGGGACGAGAAGAAGGCCTGGGAAGGACTGGGGCTGCTGGACATCTCCACCAACTTCGAGGCCTACGAGAAGAGGACCGTGCTGGTCAACGGCCGCATGAACGCCGGGAACGGCGGCAAGGTGCGCGGGTACGAGATCCACATGGGGAGGTCGGAGAGCAGGGAAGCGCCCCTGTTCTACCTGGAGGAGAACGGGAAGGACCGGCCGGAGGGGGCGATATCCCCCGACGGCATGGTGATGGGGTCCTACGTCCACGGCATGTTCGACCTGCCCTCGTTCCGCTCCTACTTCCTGGGCAAGGCGCCGGGGGAAGGGCAGCGGGCGGAAGCGGAGGTCGACTACGAGGCCTCCGTGGACCAGGGCCTGGACCGGCTCGCCGCGGTGGTGCGGGAGAACCTGGATATGGATAAGCTCGTGAGCATCCTGAAGGAGGGGCTGCCGTGAAGTGCGTGATGGTGCAGGGCACCAGCTCCGGCGCGGGCAAGACCACCGTCGCCGCGCTGCTGTGCCGGCACTTCGCCCGGCAGGGCCTGAGGGTCGCGCCGTTCAAGGCCCAGAACCTGTCGCTGAACTCCTTCGTCACCGCCAGGGGCGAGGAGATGGGCATCTCGCAGGCGTTCCAGGCATGGGCCTGCGGGCGCGAGCCGGAGGGGGACATGAACCCCATCCTGCTGAAGCCCCGCTCCGAGGGGAGCTGCCAGATCATACTGTCGGGAAGGCCGTACGCCGACGTGGGGCGAGGGGGTGCGACGGCCCACCGCGAAGCGCTGCTGAAAGCAGTGAGGGAGTCCTATGGCCGGTTGGCCGCATCGAACGATGTGGTGATCATAGAGGGTTCCGGCTCCCCGGCGGAGATCAACCTGCGTTCGACGGACATTGCCAATATGACCACCGCGGAGATGGCGCGAAGCCCGGTGATACTGGTAGGGGATATCGAGCGCGGCGGGGTGTTCGCCGCCGTCTACGGCACCTATGGGCTGCTGGAGGAGCGCCACCGCGACCTGGTCAAGGCGTTCGTGATAAACCGCTTCAGGGGGGACGCGTCCATCCTGGGGCCGGGGATGGCGAAGCTGCAGGACCTCATGAAGGTGCCCTGCCTGGGAGTATTGCCGTTCGTGGACCTCCGCTTCCCCTCCGAGGACAGCCTTGACCTCGGCCGGCAGCAGGGCCGGGGGGCGTCGGGGGAGGACATCAGGGAGGCCTGGCTGAAGAACCTTGACCAGTTCTACGATACGTCCCGCTCGCACATCGACTACGGGATCTTGGAAGCCATCGTGAACGGGCGCTGAGAGCGCCAGGAAGACGGCAGACCGGCGCCTACAGCGATGGAGCGGGCGTCGGGCCGTCGCGACAGTGGCCAAAGCTAATAGGCAGCATCATCTGAGATAATGTTCGGCCAAAGTGATGCGGCGATCCAATTCTGCGTTCGTGCTAGGGGTCAGCACGCCCAATGGCGTGGGCGTGGTAAGAAGCCTTGGAAGGGAGGGCATACCCCTGGTTGCG
Protein-coding regions in this window:
- a CDS encoding cobyric acid synthase; its protein translation is MKCVMVQGTSSGAGKTTVAALLCRHFARQGLRVAPFKAQNLSLNSFVTARGEEMGISQAFQAWACGREPEGDMNPILLKPRSEGSCQIILSGRPYADVGRGGATAHREALLKAVRESYGRLAASNDVVIIEGSGSPAEINLRSTDIANMTTAEMARSPVILVGDIERGGVFAAVYGTYGLLEERHRDLVKAFVINRFRGDASILGPGMAKLQDLMKVPCLGVLPFVDLRFPSEDSLDLGRQQGRGASGEDIREAWLKNLDQFYDTSRSHIDYGILEAIVNGR
- a CDS encoding cobyric acid synthase, which codes for MKDYWFKVREQLRDFRPGPNVRCEWYPCHFKGQDCSLCFCPLYPCHDERLGEFISGKDGSRIWSCKECFWPHRSDVARDIYARLGAPEERPSGEDLRRIKEEIEARHPVSAMPIMVLGATSGAGKSLLAAALCRIFSDMGYNVAPFKSQNMSLNSMVTPEGEEISRAQALQAAAARTVPDAHMNPILMKPKKDDISQIIVEGRPYRDMAVPEYFGGFTNGEGMEILRRNWELLRRTRDVVVIEGAGSPAEINLMDTEIANMRTAEVASAPCLLVVNIEWGGAFAYAYGTIMLLPPEQRRMFKGIIINNLYGDPASLQGGIKELEERLGIPVLGIVPHADHALPDEDSQDLRKVRGKGGLQIGVVHLPRIANFTDFDALALEGASVRFVKDPGALRGVDAVVIPGTKNTVADLKWLRGSGLFDAIRELKGKVPILGICGGYQMLGKEVIDLKGLEGDEKKAWEGLGLLDISTNFEAYEKRTVLVNGRMNAGNGGKVRGYEIHMGRSESREAPLFYLEENGKDRPEGAISPDGMVMGSYVHGMFDLPSFRSYFLGKAPGEGQRAEAEVDYEASVDQGLDRLAAVVRENLDMDKLVSILKEGLP
- a CDS encoding cobyrinate a,c-diamide synthase, with the translated sequence MKAPRFVIAGERSGVGKSTITVGILLSLKARGLDPQPFKTGPDFLDPMHHSIVLGKPSRNLDTWMFGPRVKDTFARGAKGSGISVIEGVMGLFDGDGGRREEGSTAHLSKVLNAPVVLIVNAANTARSAGAIALGFKNYDPDVNIAGVIFNNVSSKRHLGMLEDSLRGMESLGGIPAVKDVRLASRHLGLVPAGETYDADRYERIRFMIEENLNMDRLIEIARSVPDMEEAEAPVMKGRPRARIGVAQDKAFNFYYYDNFDILRGFGAEIVPFSPMYDDLPDVDGLYFGGGYPETYAQQLQDNSSMRRKVRERAYEGMPIYAECGGMMYACDRVRDFDGRTYSMTGIFDPEVEMTDKLQAVGYVEAEAERENVLCGKGWTTRGHEFHYSRVLGSGEKEYAYSLKRGKGIAGNKDGLIAHNTMASYLHLHFASCPQFAERFVGSCADHARR
- a CDS encoding CheR family methyltransferase, which gives rise to MPSKKTADPEFIALKKEVYRKTSLDCEQFKDSYLRRRFAARMRSRGVQQYADYIALLGSDPAEAGELMRDITINVTQFFRDAPVFKALEEEVVPLLIYRKVKEGRPIIKVWSAGCSSGEEPYSVAIILRDLLGEEYDKFSVSIVATDIDRECLMSGQEGIYLPRQLMNVAPEHLRKYFVQEGERHRVVPEIRDMVDFLELDLFSGTAGTNFDLILCRNVAIYFTKEMQERLYMKFVRALGEGGYFVMGNTENLVGDASRMLTTVRTRERIYQKAARERR